A DNA window from Helianthus annuus cultivar XRQ/B chromosome 15, HanXRQr2.0-SUNRISE, whole genome shotgun sequence contains the following coding sequences:
- the LOC110913883 gene encoding uncharacterized protein LOC110913883: MTDTGNVDDVEVARQEAFDNKIMEATEKVIHTNLPQLAQEVESRVLGVVDAIMTSKIEELKEMFEGSRSKSKERRCTYKDFMACNPSSFNGEVDPIKCQRWIANIEVVFIHSRCEKEDQVMFATGQLQQQAKDWWDTQCKELGEEKLQMLTWQEFKESFLKYHCPQSAIDRIQEEFLRLRQQDESIDEITNTFFDKLKFCDDFVKSKRMKINRYHDMLKAEYREFITPSKCETLNELINWARDREIELRRQVERGGGEAAEKPTTMSPSKKHKQHDNRNKEGSKSSIPPCKTCGKLHTGECLLGKKGCYNCGQEGHPYY, from the coding sequence ATGACGGACACAGGGAATGTAGATGATGTTGAAGTAGCACGACAAGAAGCATTCGATAATAAGATTATGGAAGCGACAGAAAAGGTTATACATACTAACCTTCCCCAGTTAGCTCAAGAAGTCGAAAGCCGTGTTTTAGGGGTAGTAGATGCTATTATGACTAGTAAGATTGAGGAGTTAAAGGAAATGTTTGAAGGGTCTAGAAGTAAAAGTAAGGAACGAAGGTGTACATACAAGGATTTTATGGCGTGCAATCCCTCCTCGTTCAATGGGGAGGTTGATCCGATAAAATGTCAAAGGTGGATAGCAAATATTGAAGTTGTGTTCATACATAGCCGATGCGAGAAGGAAGATCAAGTAATGTTTGCTACGGGTCAGCTTCAACAACAAGCTAAGGATTGGTGGGATACGCAATGTAAGGAGTTAGGGGAAGAGAAACTTCAAATGTTAACTTGGCAAGAATTCAAGGAGTCGTTCTTGAAGTATCATTGCCCGCAGTCGGCAATTGATAGAATACAAGAGGAATTCTTGCGTCTTCGCCAACAAGATGAATCTATTGATGAAATTACCAACACCTTCTTTGATAAGCTAAAGTTTTGTGACGACTTTGTCAAGTCTAAAAGAATGAAGATAAATCGGTATCATGACATGTTGAAGGCTGAATATAGGGAATTCATCACTCCCTCGAAGTGTGAAACTTTGAATGAACTTATAAACTGGGCCCGGGATAGAGAGATAGAGCTGAGGCGACAAGTagaaaggggggggggggaagcgGCTGAAAAGCCCACGACTATGAGTCCGTCCAAGAAACATAAGCAGCATGACAATAGAAACAAAGAAGGATCTAAAAGTAGTATTCCTCCATGCAAAACTTGTGGGAAGCTTCATACTGGAGAATGTCTATTGGGGAAGAAGGGATGCTACAACTGTGGTCAGGAAGGGCATCCTTACTATTAG